Proteins encoded by one window of Vibrio algicola:
- the trxB gene encoding thioredoxin-disulfide reductase — protein sequence MSNVKHCNLLILGSGPAGYTTAVYAARANLNPVLVTGMQQGGQLTTTTEVENWPGDAEGLTGPALMERMKQHAERFETEMLFDHINEVDFSQRPFRLKGDSTEYTCNALVISTGASAKYLGLDSEEAFKGRGVSACATCDGFFYRNQKVAVIGGGNTAVEEALYLSNIASEVHLVHRRDSFRAEKILINRLMDKVNNGNIILHTDRTLEEVVGDDMGVTGVRIKATTSDAEEVIDVMGAFIAIGHKPNTDIFQNQLEMKDGYIVVKSGLNGNATQTSIEGIFAAGDVMDHNYRQAITSAGTGCMAALDAERYLDSLND from the coding sequence ATGAGCAACGTTAAGCATTGTAATTTACTCATTCTTGGGTCGGGTCCTGCCGGCTACACCACTGCCGTTTATGCCGCTCGCGCCAATCTAAACCCAGTACTGGTCACCGGCATGCAACAAGGTGGTCAGTTAACCACCACCACTGAAGTTGAAAATTGGCCTGGTGATGCTGAGGGGTTAACCGGTCCTGCTTTAATGGAGCGAATGAAACAACACGCTGAACGTTTTGAAACTGAAATGTTATTTGATCATATTAATGAAGTTGATTTCAGCCAACGCCCGTTTCGCTTAAAAGGCGATTCAACCGAATACACTTGTAACGCACTGGTCATTTCAACCGGTGCTTCAGCCAAATATTTAGGCTTAGACTCTGAAGAAGCCTTTAAAGGTCGTGGCGTATCGGCTTGTGCAACCTGCGATGGTTTCTTTTATCGCAATCAAAAAGTCGCGGTGATCGGTGGCGGTAATACAGCGGTCGAAGAAGCATTATACCTGTCTAATATTGCCTCAGAAGTGCATCTGGTTCACCGCCGCGATAGTTTCCGCGCCGAAAAGATCCTAATCAATCGTCTGATGGATAAAGTCAATAACGGCAATATCATTTTGCATACTGATCGCACCCTTGAAGAAGTGGTCGGTGATGATATGGGCGTGACTGGGGTTCGAATTAAAGCAACCACATCGGACGCCGAAGAAGTCATTGACGTGATGGGTGCTTTTATTGCGATTGGGCATAAACCGAACACCGATATTTTCCAAAATCAATTAGAAATGAAAGATGGCTACATTGTGGTCAAATCAGGTTTAAATGGTAATGCTACCCAAACCAGCATTGAAGGCATATTTGCAGCTGGTGATGTAATGGATCATAACTATCGACAAGCAATAACATCCGCAGGAACCGGTTGTATGGCAGCATTGGATGCCGAGCGCTATCTTGATTCGCTCAATGATTAA